Below is a genomic region from Streptomyces ferrugineus.
CCGTTGCGCAGCCCGTTGTGGTGCGCGGTGGTGTTCGGGCGGCGCTCGGCAAGGATGGCGTGCAGGTCTGCGTCGTCGACGATCGGCATGACGACCTGGTAGTCAGCCAGAATGCCGCGCTCGATGGCCTTCGCCATGCCCAGTTCGAATACGGTCGGGCCGAAGATCTCCCGGTGGTCCATGGTGGCCAGCGGGATGCGTTCCATGAACGGCGTCAGCTCATCAGGAGCCGGGGTGTCCCAGACGCGGGGCGTGGCGGTCATGTAGAGGCGGATCTTGGCGGGGATCGCCGCGTCGTCGTGGATGGTGCCCCAGCCGTCCCCGAAGGCGGAGCAGGTGCGGTGGGCCTCGTCGGCGATCACGAGGTCCCAGGGCGCAAGACCGTGCTGGTCATGGGCTTCCTTGATGTGGTGCAGCGAATCGTAGGTGGCGAACACGGTGACCGGGCCGCCCACCCGCATCGCCCGGGCGATCGCCCGGGCTCCACGGGTCATCAACGCCTCGCCCGGGGCCAGTCCGCTCTCGGTCTGGCGCAGGGAGCAGACGCCGAGGGCCAGTCCCGGATGGCCGGTCTCACGCCAGCGGCGGGCGGTCTGCGTCACCAGGGCTTTCGTCGGCATCAGTACCAGCACGGCGCCCTGAGGGGCCAGACGCTGTGCGGCCTGCTGGGCGATCAAGGTCTTGCCGGTGCCGCACGCGGACACGACCGTCATGCGCTGCTCTCCCGCGGCCGCAGCGGTCTCGATCGCGGCGAGCGCCTCGATCTGGTGGTCGCGTAACCTCACACCGCCTCCTCAACCGTGCCGCCGGCCTTGAGATCGCGGGAATGTACCCACTCGGCGGGCCCGCCCGGGCACGCAGCAGGCACTTTCAGCCAATGTCTGGGCCGGGTGAGGCGTGATGGCCAGAAGAGGAAGCGCGTAACGGCGTGGCGTCGTAGACAAGGAGGGACCTGCGCGAGGAGGCCTTTCGTTTCCCGGCATTGTTGATGACATCCGAACCAGGCTGGCCCGCCGAGGGCACCGCGATCGAAAAGCGAGGCGAGGAGGCCATGACGGCGGCCCGAACTCCCCGCAGCACCACGGGCAGAGCGCGCCGTACGAAGAGATGGAAGCCGGCGCGGCGGCTCGGGCTATCCGTGGTGCCGTTCATCGGCGGGGAATCGACCGGCTCCTACACGCGGCGTCTGGCGGACCTCAACGGCATCCCGGATGAAGAGTTCTGGCTCATGTTCGGCACGCCGTTGCGTCAAGACGGTGTGGTGGGTGATCCGCTGTGTGGCGACGGCTATCTCAACCGGGCCGCGCTGGAACGGCTGGCCGTCATGGCCCATCGCCCCGTGGCCCAGTTGCAGTTCGCTCTGCCGAACCTGCGCGAGCACCGGCTGCTGGAAGACAAGGGCCCGCCGGCGTGGGACTGGCCCTGGGACACGACCGGCTGCTTTTTGGTGCGGGTGTGTGAACTGTGCGCCCAGAACAAGCGCACCCGCCTGGAGGCGTACCTGGCCAGCGATGCCACCTGGCAGGTGTGCGTGGCGCACGGCCGCTGGCTGGACAACCGCCGCGAACCGGGCGCCGCCGCCATTGCCCTGACCGCGCTGCCCGAGGTCGTGAACGCCCACCGGCGGCGGCTGTATCTGGAGCGGCGTCTGGGACCGGGGGGCCGCGCCATGTTCGCGGACGCCTACGCCCTCACCTCGTGCTGGTGGAACATCCCCGCCCTCAACGCGCCGGTGTGGCAGGCTCGCAGACGGGTGCTGGGGCGGGCCGGGCGCGACGAACTGCGCGTCGCCCCGCTGCTGTTCTACCCCGAGGCGGTCCGCCTGGCCGAGGCGTTGGCCGCGCGGGAGCGGCGGCGCCTGCGGTACACCCTCACCCCACAAGAGGACGGCTGCTGGCTGGAGCAGGTCGCGCTGCTCCTGGACGAGTGGGGCATCCCGGTCGCCGAGGCATTGGAACTCGTCAGTATCTGGGCGTCACGGCATCCCCTCCTGCCCCGGCCACGCCGCGCGGGACCGTCTGCGACACAGCGGCCGGCCCGCGGCCGCTACCGGCGCCTGCCGATGGCCGGCCCGCACACCGACGAGTCGCTTCAGGCAACGCTCGGCGAGCGCTCCTGTCTGCCATGGCAACTGGGCGAGATGATCACCACCGAACTGGCCCCCGCGCCCGGAGGCTGGCGCCTGGGCGGCCGTGCCTGACGTCGCCCTGGCGGGGAGTGTCAGATGTTCACGGTGTTGAGGAGTGTGCCGGCACGGTCGTTGTCGATGGTCTCGACGGAAGCGGTGTAGACGGTGCCGGGGTTGGAGGGTGGCGGGGTGCTGGCGGCTGGGTCGCTCACTTCGGGTGCGCGGGTTGCGAGGAGGTCGTAGAGGTCGGGCATGTCGGCTCCGGGGTGTCGGTAGGGGTGCTGCCGTGCACTGTGCACAGCAGCACGGTGAAGAAGATCAGGGCAGAGGCGATCGCGAGCGTCGCTGCGTCCCGGAAGACGGTGAGGAACGTCCTGACGGTCTCCTCTCCGGTGCTGGCGTTGTGGACGTATCCGGCGGCGAGCTGCTTCTGGAGCGGTGGAGTTCCTTGTGCTGCCAGGGCGGTGTCTATCCGGGCCAGGACGGCTCGTCCGGTCAGAACCGCGGCGGTTCCCGCGACCGCCAGGACGGCAAGGCCGCATGACAGGGCCCAGGCGGCGATGAGCGCCCAGTGCTCGGAGAGCACTTCTTGCGATCTGGCGATGAGCGCGGCGGTCAGGGCGAGGGAGACCGTGGCCAAGGCGCCTGCCCGGTTGCGGATGCGGTCCAGGTCTGCTGCCTGCCGATCGAATTGGCGGCGCCCTTCCTCGATCAGCAGGGCGAGGTCCTCCGGCGGGAGGTGGTCGAGGCTGCCGGTGTAGGGGGCAGGGTCGGCGAAGGTGGGCAGCGGTCGCCCGGGGTGCAGCAGGGCCGCGCAGTAGTGGAGGTAGAGGCGGGCTTCGGCGAACCGGCCGGTGACCGTCGGCATGTCAGGCGCCCTTCAGCCAACCGGCCAGGCAGTCTGCGATCTGGGCCGTCATGCTGTCGGGCAGGAAGAGCCACTGTCCGCCGGGGTTGAGGTCGAGGAAGGCGGGGCCGGCCTCGTCAACGACCCAGTCCTGGCAGGTGAAGCCGGTTCCCAGGCGGTCGGCCAGGTCGAGGGCGGCTTGTTCTGTATCCCGCCACCGGGAGGTCGGGCGGAAGGCGTGGTGCGCTGATGTGGACTGGCGCCAGTCCAACGGGAGCCCGTCGGCGTCGAGTTCGGCGGCCCAGGCCCGGCCGGCGACGGTGACGATCCGCAGGTGGGTACGGGCGGTGAGGCATTCCTGCGCCAGGAAGGGTGCGTCGAGCAGGTCCGTGCCGGCCAGGTCGGCCGCGGTCACGGCCTGGGCGGGCACGACGCGCTCGTGGCCGTCGTCTCCCGTGAAGTTGCCCGGCCCCAGCGGTTTGACGACGAACGGTTCACCGAGGGCGTCGGCCAGGACGGCGGGGCTGGCGCTGATGGCGGTTTTGGGGGTGCGCAGTCCGGTCGTGCGGGCCGCCCGGTACTGGACGATCTTGTTCTCGGCGGCGAAGAGCGCGTCGACGGGGCACAGCCAGGTGAGCCTGTCGTCCCGCAGGAGGGCGGCCAGTAGTGCCGTGCGTGCGGCGAGTCGGGCAGCGGCGTGGCCGCCCAGGACGGCGCCCGTGTCCCAGCCCGCGGGGGCGAGGCGCCGGATCCACCCGCGGGCGGGATGCTGTGCGGACATGTGGACCGGTTCGCCGGTGCGGTCGAGCAGCGTGCTGTGCTGGGGGTTGAGATCGCGCAGTGTGTTGGGAAGGGAGGCCGCGTCGACGGTGACGGTGCCGTGTCGGGGAAGCCGGTCAAGGACCGCGGCCATGTGCGGGTCCGTCGGGTCACCGATGAGCAGAACGGACAGGGACCTGCTCGCGGATGACGGCGGGCCGGAGGGGCAGCCGCCCTCCTGGGGCGGGGACGATCTCACACATCAACCGTACATGCGTGCGACATTATGCCTGCTGCCGGCGGTGCCGAGGCGGCTGATCTGCCCCGTCTGGAGCGGGGTGGCTGACGCGGGAGTGGCTGGGCTGTACGCCGTTCCACCAGCATCACGAGCCTCGGCCGCAGCTTGCCCCTCAGCGCGTCGATGCAGGGAACCCGGCGGATGCCACAGCAGCGGGCTGACTGTATCGCTCCAGTGATCACCAGGCGAACGGGTCGGTGTGCTCGATGTCGTCCGTCCAGTATCCGTACCGGTCGCCCAGGACGGCCAGCAGGGTCTGCGGGTCGAGAGCACCGCGGCGGACGACCAGGCCAAGGGCGCGTGCCGTACTCACGGCGGCCGCGGACAGGTGTGAGCGCAGAGCGCGTTCGGTGAAGGCCTCCGCGGGAACGGGAGGGTCATCGGGGTTTTCGGGTGCCTGAGGTTTCCCCGTCATGCGGGAGCCGCTGATCAGCTGGTCAGCAGGGGGTGACGGGTGTTCAGATTCGTTGGTTCGGCCGTCGCCTGCTCGGCGTAGTACTTCTCCTCGAACTCGATCGGGCTGAGGAAGCCGAGCCGTTCCTGGATGCGGCGGGAGTTATAGAAGCCGTCGATGTACTCGAAGAGCGCGAGATTCGCCTCGGCCCTTGTGGTGAAGGTGCGGCCACGGAGGCCCTCGGTTTTGATGAGCATCCAGAGGTTCTCCGCGAGGGCGTTGTCGTACGAGTCTCCGACGGAGCCCATGGATGCCTCAACTCCCGCCCGAATCAGTCTAGTTGTGAGCTTGATGGACGTGTGCTCTGCCCAGGTTCAAGGAGTCGTTGCAACACTTCCGTTTTGTGTTGATAGTAGATGACTACTGAGCGTTTCGGCGGGTGTCCTCCACTCAAGGGTCTTGCGGGGTCTGCTGTTGAGGGCTGCGGCGACGGCCGCGAGATCCTCGCGGGTGTGTCTGCTGAGGTCGGTGCCCTTCGGGAAGTACTGCCGCAGAAGGCCGTTGGCTGCGCAAGCCAGCTCGCGGTGATCTGCCGTAGGGAATGCTGCTCGCTGCAGGCAGTGGAACCGAGGGGCGAGCGTGTCGCCACCGGCAGCTTCCGAGCGGCCACCACCGTCGTACGTCCAGGCGCCAGCGCGCACGAGAACCATGGCCTGACAGCATGATCGCGCTCATGCTTGCGCTCGTCGTCGGCGCCACCGTCGCCCTGGCACAGGGTGGGCTCGGCGGAGGAGGCAGCATCCTCGCCGTACCTGCCCTGATCTACCTCCTCCACTTCACCCCGGCGGCAGCGACGACAGCCAGCCTCCTCGTCATCCCCACCTCGGTCACAGCACTGACCGGACATGCTCGTGACGGCAACGTAGCCTGGCACACAGGACTGTTCCTTGCCTCGGCCGGCATAATGCCCGCGATGCTCGCCGGAGCCGCAACCGGCCATCTGCCCCAGTCCGTGCTGACCATCGCCTTTGCCGTCGTCGCCGGCGCCGCAGCCCTGAGCATGCTGCATCCTCGGGACGGCGAACCGTCCGGCCGGGTACATCCGGGTACGGCCAGTGCAGCCGGTGCCGGGCTCGGCGCGGTGACCGGCTTCCTCGCCGTGCCGACGCTGGTCAGCGTCCTCGGGCTGAGCATGCGCCGAGCAGTCGGGACCAACCTGCTGGTCATCACCGTGAACTCGTTGGCCGCAGCGGCAGCACGGGCCAGCACCGGTGTGAAGCTCGCCTGGGCAGTCATCGCCCCCTTCACCGCGGCGGCGCTTTTGGGCGCTTGGGACGGCAAACGTCTGTCGAACAGGATCAAGCGTCAAGCCTTGCAGCGTCTGTTCGCCTACGTGCTGCTCGCGGTCGCGGTGCTCATGCTCATCGACGCGGTCGTCTGACTTCTACACACAGCCCACCTGCCCAGACGTGCGGGCCGCCCCTCCCCCCAACCCAGGACGCCGGAGACCGGTGTCGCGTTGCGAAAGACAGGAGAGAGAAAGTGACGGTTTTGAGTGGAGTGCAGTTGCCGTGGTGCGGGTGGTTGGCGTGAACGCTGCGACCCCTCCGACCGAGCGCCGGGGCTCCGCCCGAGTCGGCGCGATCTCCGAGTCCGCCACCCTCGCCGTGGACGCCAAGGCCAAGGCCCTCAAGGCCGCCGGGCGTCCGGTGATCGGCTTCGGCGCGGGCGAGCCCGACTTCCCGACGCCGGACTACATCGTCGAGGCCGCCATCGAGGCGTGCAAAAACCCGAAGTACCACCGGTATACCCCGGCCGGCGGTCTGCCCGAGCTGAAGGCCGCGATCGCCGCGAAGACGCTGCGCGACTCCGGCTACGAGCCCGACGTCTCGCAGATCCTCGTCACCAACGGCGGCAAGCAGGCCATCTACGAGGCCTTCGCCGCGATCCTCGACCCGGGCGACGAGGTCATCGTCCCGGCCCCGTACTGGACGACGTACCCGGAGTCGATCCGCCTCGCGGGCGGTGTCCCGGTCGAGGTCGTCGCCGACGAGACCACCGGCTACCGCGTCTCCGTCGAGCAGCTCGAGGCGGCCCGCACCGAGAAGACCAAAGTCGTTCTCTTCGTGTCACCGTGCAATCCGACCGGCGCGATGTATTCCGGGGGCCGAGGCCGAGGCGATCGGCCGCTGGGCAGTCGAGCACGGCCTGTGGGTGCTGACGGACGAGATCTACGAGCACCTGGTCTACGGCGGCGCGAAGTTCAGCTCGCTGCCGGCACTGCTGCCCGAGTTGCGTGACAAGTGCGTGGTCGTCAACGGTGTCGCCAAGACGTACGCGATGACCGGCTGGCGGGTCGGGTGGATCATCGGCCCGAAGGACGTCGTCAAGGCCGCAACCAACCTCCAGTCCCACGCCACCTCGAACGTCTCGAACGTGGCCCAGGTCGCCGCGATCGCCGCCGTCTCCAGCGACCTGCAGGCGGTGGAGAAGATGAAGGATGCGTTCGACCGCCGCCGTAAGACGATCGTGCGGATGCTCAACGAGATCGACGGCGTGCTCTGCCCGGAACCCGAGGGCGCCTTCTACGCGTACCCGTCGATGAAGGCCCTGCTCGGCAAAGAGATCCGCGGCAAGCGCCCGCAGAGTTCGGCAGCGCTGGCCGCGCTGATCCTGGAGGAGGCCGAGGTCGCCGTCGTCCCCGGTGAGGCGTTCGGCACGCCGGGCTATCTGCGCTGTCGTACGCGCTCGGTGACGAGGACCTCGTCGAGGGCGTGAGCCGGATCCAGAAGCTGCTGGCGGAAGCACGGCATTGACCGGCCCGAACATACGCGGCTGCGGCCGGTACTACCCGGCCGCAGCGCAACCAACGGCATTTGTGTACAAGGCGCCCTGCCTGCGCACCTCCCTGGTCGGCGGCGTGATCGCTCTCCGGGCTCCAGGCTGTGGCCCTCCCCCCAACAGTTGGCGCCCGCGGCCAGCACCGAAGTTCTGCCA
It encodes:
- a CDS encoding ATP-grasp domain-containing protein, which encodes MRSSPPQEGGCPSGPPSSASRSLSVLLIGDPTDPHMAAVLDRLPRHGTVTVDAASLPNTLRDLNPQHSTLLDRTGEPVHMSAQHPARGWIRRLAPAGWDTGAVLGGHAAARLAARTALLAALLRDDRLTWLCPVDALFAAENKIVQYRAARTTGLRTPKTAISASPAVLADALGEPFVVKPLGPGNFTGDDGHERVVPAQAVTAADLAGTDLLDAPFLAQECLTARTHLRIVTVAGRAWAAELDADGLPLDWRQSTSAHHAFRPTSRWRDTEQAALDLADRLGTGFTCQDWVVDEAGPAFLDLNPGGQWLFLPDSMTAQIADCLAGWLKGA
- a CDS encoding IS3 family transposase, whose translation is MGSVGDSYDNALAENLWMLIKTEGLRGRTFTTRAEANLALFEYIDGFYNSRRIQERLGFLSPIEFEEKYYAEQATAEPTNLNTRHPLLTS
- a CDS encoding sulfite exporter TauE/SafE family protein, which encodes MIALMLALVVGATVALAQGGLGGGGSILAVPALIYLLHFTPAAATTASLLVIPTSVTALTGHARDGNVAWHTGLFLASAGIMPAMLAGAATGHLPQSVLTIAFAVVAGAAALSMLHPRDGEPSGRVHPGTASAAGAGLGAVTGFLAVPTLVSVLGLSMRRAVGTNLLVITVNSLAAAAARASTGVKLAWAVIAPFTAAALLGAWDGKRLSNRIKRQALQRLFAYVLLAVAVLMLIDAVV